The genomic interval TCTCGCGGTGGGATCAGGCGAAGGCCGCGAAGGGCGTCGCCCGCTGGCAGACGATCGTCCGCGAGGCGGCGAAGCAGGCGCACCGCGCCTGGGTGCCCGTCGTCTCCGCGCCCGTCTCCACCGCGCAGCTGGCCGCACGCGCTGCGAGTCGGATGCTGGTGCTCGAGCCCACGGCATCCGTCCCGCTGTCAGGAGTCGCCCTCGCCCCCGATGACGCGCGCGATCTCGTGCTGGTCGTCGGCCCCGAGGGCGGGATCGCGCCGGAAGAGCTCGTGGCCCTGGCGGATGCCGGAGCCACCGCCGCGCGCCTGGGGGAGACCGTGCTGCGCACCTCGACCGCCGGCCCCGCCGCCCTCGCCGTCCTCAATGCCCGCCTCGGGCGCTGGTGAGGCGAGCTCCGCAGCGCGCGGCAGCGCCCCGGCCTGACGCGCCGGGCGCTGGCTAGACTCGGGGTATGAGCGAACCGTCGATCTTCACGCGCATCCTGCAGGGCGAGATCCCCGCGGAGATCATCGCCGAGACCGAGAACGCCTTCGCGATCCGCGACATCGCCCCGCAGGCGCCGGTGCACCTGCTCGTGATCCCGAAGTCGCAGGAGTACCGCAACGTCGTCGAGCTCGCCGCCGGCGACCCCGCCCTGCTGACCGAGCTGATCGGCTTGGCGAACACCCTGGCCGCCGAGCACGCCGACGGTGACTTCCGCCTCGTCTTCAACACCGGCGCCGGTGCCGGGCAGACCGTGTTCCACGTGCACGCGCACGTCCTCGCCGGCGGGCTGGCCGAAGGGAGCCTCGGTGGCTGACGACGCATCCGGATCGCCGGCCGAGCCGGTCACCGAGCACCTCTACGCCGACGGCGTCGCCATGGTGCAGCTGCTCGGCCCGCAGGACCGGCTGCTGCGCGTCGTCGAGCGCGAGCACCGCGATGTGCAGGTGCACGTCCGGGGCAACGAGATCACCCTGACCGGTCCGGCGGATGCTGTGGCGCGCGCTCGTGACCTCGTGGAGGAGCTCATGGCGCTCTCGCGCACCGGGCACGGACTCGACCCCTCGGACGTCGTCGCCAGCGACCGCATCCTCCGCACGGAGGGCGGGCCGCGCCCTTCCGAGGTGTTGGGCGAAGCCATCCTGTCCTCGCGCGGCCGCGTGATCCGCCCGAAGACCCTCGGTCAGAAGGCTTACGTCGACGCGATCGACGAGAACACCATCACGTTCGGCATCGGCCCGGCCGGCACCGGCAAGACCTACCTTGCGATGGCCAAGGCGGTGCAGGCGCTGCAGCGCAAGGAGGTCAGCCGCATCATCCTCAGCCGGCCCGCGATCGAGGCGGGGGAGCGGCTGGGGTTCCTTCCGGGGACTTTGACCGACAAGATCGACCCCTACCTGCGCCCCCTCTACGACGCCCTCAACGAGATGATGGATCCGGAGATCGTCCCGAAGCTCATGGCCTCCGGCACGATCGAAGTCGCGCCGCTGGCGTACATGCGCGGGCGCACGCTCAACGACTCGTTCGTCGTGCTCGACGAGGCGCAGAACACGACGCCCGAGCAGATGAAGATGTTCCTCACCCGCCTCGGCTTCGGCACGCGCATGGTCGTCACCGGCGACATCACGCAGATCGACCTGCCGCAGGGCGCGTCGGGGCTGCGCCTGGTCACCCGGGTGCTGAAGGACATCGACGACATCCACTTCACCTACCTGACGAGCGACGACGTCGTGCGCCACACGCTGGTGGGCCGCATCGTCGACGCATACACCGAGTACGACGAGCAGCGCCTCGCCTCGCGCCGCGAGCGCGACGAGGCGACGGAGTTCGCCAATCGCGCCGAGCGCCGGGCAGCTCAGGACCCGCGTCGATCCGGGCGCCCGAACGGTCCCCGAGACCATCTGAAAGGGCGTGGCCGCGCATGACCATCGAGATCACGAACGAGTCCGGCGTGGACATCGACGAGACGGTCCTGCTTCGGCTGACCGCGCACAACCTCGCCGAGGTGAACGTCAGCCCGGATGCCGATGTCGCGATCCTCCTCGTCGACGAGGGCGCGATGGAGGCACTGCACGTCCAGTGGATGGATGAGCC from Microbacterium aurum carries:
- a CDS encoding PhoH family protein, producing MVQLLGPQDRLLRVVEREHRDVQVHVRGNEITLTGPADAVARARDLVEELMALSRTGHGLDPSDVVASDRILRTEGGPRPSEVLGEAILSSRGRVIRPKTLGQKAYVDAIDENTITFGIGPAGTGKTYLAMAKAVQALQRKEVSRIILSRPAIEAGERLGFLPGTLTDKIDPYLRPLYDALNEMMDPEIVPKLMASGTIEVAPLAYMRGRTLNDSFVVLDEAQNTTPEQMKMFLTRLGFGTRMVVTGDITQIDLPQGASGLRLVTRVLKDIDDIHFTYLTSDDVVRHTLVGRIVDAYTEYDEQRLASRRERDEATEFANRAERRAAQDPRRSGRPNGPRDHLKGRGRA
- a CDS encoding HIT domain-containing protein: MSEPSIFTRILQGEIPAEIIAETENAFAIRDIAPQAPVHLLVIPKSQEYRNVVELAAGDPALLTELIGLANTLAAEHADGDFRLVFNTGAGAGQTVFHVHAHVLAGGLAEGSLGG
- a CDS encoding 16S rRNA (uracil(1498)-N(3))-methyltransferase codes for the protein MALHFLVDDVPLDAPVGAEIVITGAEAHHAAAVRRVRVGEEVTVGDGRGLWLEAVVTDVAPKRVVAAVTARTSHPAAAPRLVLVQALAKGDRDELAIQAATELGVDEIVPWQAARSVSRWDQAKAAKGVARWQTIVREAAKQAHRAWVPVVSAPVSTAQLAARAASRMLVLEPTASVPLSGVALAPDDARDLVLVVGPEGGIAPEELVALADAGATAARLGETVLRTSTAGPAALAVLNARLGRW